AAATCACGAATAAGGAGCAAATCCCATGGTTAACAGTCTGTTACACGTTTTCAGAAACAACGCCTTCGGACGGGAAACTTTTATGCAGTCCTTGTATTTCTGCAAGGCCCTGGACTTCACCCTGAGGGTGTACATCCCCCGTCATTCCAAGTTTCTCATGTACTTTGAAAACGAAGTGACCCAGGTGGATTTGGACCAGTCCTACCTTTCGGACCCGGACACGGCCCAGGAGCACGTGGAGGCCCTGGCTAAAGAAGCGGGAGTCTCCGTGGACTTTCTCACGCCCAAGGATTTCACCGCCTCCACCCTGCCCGACGTTCCCATCGGGTTCGACTGCATGTGCAGCCCCCGAAGCATGAGCGACAAGACAAGCCGCATCGGCCTGGGGTACGTCGGTCCCAAGGTGCGCAGAATCGCCGCGGCGGCCCCTTTTCCCGTGCTGGTGACCAGCCTGTGCTACAAGCCGTGGAACAGCGTGGCCGTCTTTTTCGGCGGTTCGGCCAACGCATTCAAAGCCCTGTCCATGGGATTGTCGCTTAGCAGGCGATCCGGCATGCCCCTGGATCTTTTCACCATCGAGGAAGGGGACGTAAACCGGGAAACCCTGGACAATCTGCTCCAGGTGAGGGAAATGACCTCCGTGGTGGAGGAAGGCGTCCGCGAATGGTATTTTCTGAACAAATCCAAACTGGAGGACAACCTTTACGA
This Desulfatibacillum aliphaticivorans DSM 15576 DNA region includes the following protein-coding sequences:
- a CDS encoding universal stress protein, coding for MVNSLLHVFRNNAFGRETFMQSLYFCKALDFTLRVYIPRHSKFLMYFENEVTQVDLDQSYLSDPDTAQEHVEALAKEAGVSVDFLTPKDFTASTLPDVPIGFDCMCSPRSMSDKTSRIGLGYVGPKVRRIAAAAPFPVLVTSLCYKPWNSVAVFFGGSANAFKALSMGLSLSRRSGMPLDLFTIEEGDVNRETLDNLLQVREMTSVVEEGVREWYFLNKSKLEDNLYEIPPDALTVLGAYGHGMIREALFGSKLEVIQSQIINNMMIVGPKCRVF